The Xiphophorus couchianus chromosome 5, X_couchianus-1.0, whole genome shotgun sequence genome includes a region encoding these proteins:
- the palm3 gene encoding paralemmin-3 isoform X2: MDEAEKYKQRLEAIAEKRRLQEEQDKVRREKEDERLRQQQLKRKSLRDQWLMEGNPLSPLSPNTQNTFSSLWGTQEQDMEKHADRLQSEDQQVTAQKDHKMEALKEAETKAENIYNFSENGDSTALRYKPAGDEVKVNQNTPQGETAVILTNGGGSSEDISSHAVSGHSETSTIEPAGTTKDASNAELELEMSTTATPLSQVPNADMNEEEGEEDGTLVMRAECVYITDEGDDVSGDLSSLKDQQESTQNPEGAQEIVEVVEQVAETGGGPETGGGPETGGGPETGGAPETSPVAENGEAAELTVKDQLTPEDRGDIKGNTEPSSRPDEETEVEGRDEKQEEPDSPQPPTALDSGAVSLVPIYPEASPSALISEMEAEAKAEAPAVPEVAEEAVKVEEPACNLGQFQEVLLTDSQDNQNTEAEPGEQEALLQKIPSPDLNVELAGPNSLPYSETLSPSKSSQGEKSETPKQQTCQCCSVM; the protein is encoded by the exons ATGGATGAGGCCGAGAAATACAAACAGCGACTGGAGGCCATTGCT GAGAAGCGCCGGCTACAGGAAGAGCAGGACAAAGTCAGAAGAGAAAAGGAGGATGAGAGGCTTAGACAACAACAGCTCAAg AGGAAGTCTTTAAGAGATCAGTGGCTGATGGAAGGAAATCCTTTGTCTCCCTTGTCACCAAACACCCAGAACACCTTTTCCTCTCTGTGGGGAACACAGGAGCAGGATATGGAAAAGCATGCTGACAG GTTGCAGTCGGAGGATCAGCAGGTGACTGCACAGAAAGATCACAAAATG GAGGCATTAAAAGAGGCAGAAACTAAAGCAG AAAACATCTACAATTTTTCAGAGAATGGAGATTCTACAGCATTAAGATACA aacCAGCTGGTGATGAAGTCAAAGTAAACCAAAATACACCACAGGGTGAAACCGCAGTCATTTTGACCAATGGTGGGGGCAGCAGCGAAGACATCAGTTCTCATGCCGTCTCAGGGCATAGTGAGACGAGCACAATAGAACCAGCCGGAACCACCAAGGATGCCAGTAATGCTGAGTTGGAGTTAGAGATGAGCACAACTGCCACTCCTCTCAGTCAGGTTCCAAATGCTGACATGAAtgaggaggagggagaagaaGACGGGACTCTGGTGATGAGAGCAGAGTGTGTGTACATCACAGATGAAGGGGATGATGTCTCTGGGGACCTTTCTTCCCTGAAGGACCAGCAGGAGTCCACGCAGAATCCAGAGGGAGCCCAGGAGATTGTAGAGGTTGTGGAGCAAGTAGCAGAAACAGGAGGAGGTCCAGAAACAGGAGGAGGTCCAGAAACAGGAGGAGGTCCAGAAACAGGAGGAG CTCCAGAAACTTCACCAGTGGCTGAGAATGGGGAAGCAGCTGAGCTCACTGTCAAAGACCAATTAACACCTGAAGACAGAGGAGACATAAAAGGCAATACAGAACCAAGCAGCCGGCCAGATGAAGAGACAGAAGTTGAAGGCCGCGatgaaaaacaggaagaaccaGACAGCCCACAGCCACCCACAGCTCTGGACTCTGGTGCCGTTTCTTTGGTGCCCATCTATCCCGAAGCGTCTCCCTCTGCTCTCATTTCAGAAATGGAGGCTGAGGCCAAAGCTGAAGCACCAGCAGTGCCCGAGGTGGCAGAAGAAGCAGTAAAAGTGGAAGAACCTGCCTGTAATCTCGGCCAGTTCCAGGAGGTGCTTCTGACTGATTCCCAGGACAACCAGAACACAGAGGCAGAGCCTGGAGAGCAGGAGGCCCTTCTGCAGAAAATCCCATCCCCAGACCTGAACGTAGAACTTGCAGGACCAAACAGCCTTCCCTATTCAGAGACACTGAGCCCAAGCAAATCTAGCCAGGGAGAGAAATCTGAGACGCCCAAACAACAAACCTGCCAGTGCTGCTCTGTCATGTAA
- the palm3 gene encoding paralemmin-3 isoform X1: protein MDEAEKYKQRLEAIAEKRRLQEEQDKVRREKEDERLRQQQLKRKSLRDQWLMEGNPLSPLSPNTQNTFSSLWGTQEQDMEKHADRLQSEDQQVTAQKDHKMEALKEAETKAENIYNFSENGDSTALRYKPAGDEVKVNQNTPQGETAVILTNGGGSSEDISSHAVSGHSETSTIEPAGTTKDASNAELELEMSTTATPLSQVPNADMNEEEGEEDGTLVMRAECVYITDEGDDVSGDLSSLKDQQESTQNPEGAQEIVEVVEQVAETGGGPETGGGPETGGGPETGGGPETEGGPETGGAPETSPVAENGEAAELTVKDQLTPEDRGDIKGNTEPSSRPDEETEVEGRDEKQEEPDSPQPPTALDSGAVSLVPIYPEASPSALISEMEAEAKAEAPAVPEVAEEAVKVEEPACNLGQFQEVLLTDSQDNQNTEAEPGEQEALLQKIPSPDLNVELAGPNSLPYSETLSPSKSSQGEKSETPKQQTCQCCSVM, encoded by the exons ATGGATGAGGCCGAGAAATACAAACAGCGACTGGAGGCCATTGCT GAGAAGCGCCGGCTACAGGAAGAGCAGGACAAAGTCAGAAGAGAAAAGGAGGATGAGAGGCTTAGACAACAACAGCTCAAg AGGAAGTCTTTAAGAGATCAGTGGCTGATGGAAGGAAATCCTTTGTCTCCCTTGTCACCAAACACCCAGAACACCTTTTCCTCTCTGTGGGGAACACAGGAGCAGGATATGGAAAAGCATGCTGACAG GTTGCAGTCGGAGGATCAGCAGGTGACTGCACAGAAAGATCACAAAATG GAGGCATTAAAAGAGGCAGAAACTAAAGCAG AAAACATCTACAATTTTTCAGAGAATGGAGATTCTACAGCATTAAGATACA aacCAGCTGGTGATGAAGTCAAAGTAAACCAAAATACACCACAGGGTGAAACCGCAGTCATTTTGACCAATGGTGGGGGCAGCAGCGAAGACATCAGTTCTCATGCCGTCTCAGGGCATAGTGAGACGAGCACAATAGAACCAGCCGGAACCACCAAGGATGCCAGTAATGCTGAGTTGGAGTTAGAGATGAGCACAACTGCCACTCCTCTCAGTCAGGTTCCAAATGCTGACATGAAtgaggaggagggagaagaaGACGGGACTCTGGTGATGAGAGCAGAGTGTGTGTACATCACAGATGAAGGGGATGATGTCTCTGGGGACCTTTCTTCCCTGAAGGACCAGCAGGAGTCCACGCAGAATCCAGAGGGAGCCCAGGAGATTGTAGAGGTTGTGGAGCAAGTAGCAGAAACAGGAGGAGGTCCAGAAACAGGAGGAGGTCCAGAAACAGGAGGAGGTCCAGAAACAGGAGGAGGTCCAGAAACAGAAGGAGGTCCAGAAACAGGAGGAGCTCCAGAAACTTCACCAGTGGCTGAGAATGGGGAAGCAGCTGAGCTCACTGTCAAAGACCAATTAACACCTGAAGACAGAGGAGACATAAAAGGCAATACAGAACCAAGCAGCCGGCCAGATGAAGAGACAGAAGTTGAAGGCCGCGatgaaaaacaggaagaaccaGACAGCCCACAGCCACCCACAGCTCTGGACTCTGGTGCCGTTTCTTTGGTGCCCATCTATCCCGAAGCGTCTCCCTCTGCTCTCATTTCAGAAATGGAGGCTGAGGCCAAAGCTGAAGCACCAGCAGTGCCCGAGGTGGCAGAAGAAGCAGTAAAAGTGGAAGAACCTGCCTGTAATCTCGGCCAGTTCCAGGAGGTGCTTCTGACTGATTCCCAGGACAACCAGAACACAGAGGCAGAGCCTGGAGAGCAGGAGGCCCTTCTGCAGAAAATCCCATCCCCAGACCTGAACGTAGAACTTGCAGGACCAAACAGCCTTCCCTATTCAGAGACACTGAGCCCAAGCAAATCTAGCCAGGGAGAGAAATCTGAGACGCCCAAACAACAAACCTGCCAGTGCTGCTCTGTCATGTAA
- the palm3 gene encoding paralemmin-3 isoform X3, whose translation MDEAEKYKQRLEAIAEKRRLQEEQDKVRREKEDERLRQQQLKRKSLRDQWLMEGNPLSPLSPNTQNTFSSLWGTQEQDMEKHADRLQSEDQQVTAQKDHKMEALKEAETKAEPAGDEVKVNQNTPQGETAVILTNGGGSSEDISSHAVSGHSETSTIEPAGTTKDASNAELELEMSTTATPLSQVPNADMNEEEGEEDGTLVMRAECVYITDEGDDVSGDLSSLKDQQESTQNPEGAQEIVEVVEQVAETGGGPETGGGPETGGGPETGGGPETEGGPETGGAPETSPVAENGEAAELTVKDQLTPEDRGDIKGNTEPSSRPDEETEVEGRDEKQEEPDSPQPPTALDSGAVSLVPIYPEASPSALISEMEAEAKAEAPAVPEVAEEAVKVEEPACNLGQFQEVLLTDSQDNQNTEAEPGEQEALLQKIPSPDLNVELAGPNSLPYSETLSPSKSSQGEKSETPKQQTCQCCSVM comes from the exons ATGGATGAGGCCGAGAAATACAAACAGCGACTGGAGGCCATTGCT GAGAAGCGCCGGCTACAGGAAGAGCAGGACAAAGTCAGAAGAGAAAAGGAGGATGAGAGGCTTAGACAACAACAGCTCAAg AGGAAGTCTTTAAGAGATCAGTGGCTGATGGAAGGAAATCCTTTGTCTCCCTTGTCACCAAACACCCAGAACACCTTTTCCTCTCTGTGGGGAACACAGGAGCAGGATATGGAAAAGCATGCTGACAG GTTGCAGTCGGAGGATCAGCAGGTGACTGCACAGAAAGATCACAAAATG GAGGCATTAAAAGAGGCAGAAACTAAAGCAG aacCAGCTGGTGATGAAGTCAAAGTAAACCAAAATACACCACAGGGTGAAACCGCAGTCATTTTGACCAATGGTGGGGGCAGCAGCGAAGACATCAGTTCTCATGCCGTCTCAGGGCATAGTGAGACGAGCACAATAGAACCAGCCGGAACCACCAAGGATGCCAGTAATGCTGAGTTGGAGTTAGAGATGAGCACAACTGCCACTCCTCTCAGTCAGGTTCCAAATGCTGACATGAAtgaggaggagggagaagaaGACGGGACTCTGGTGATGAGAGCAGAGTGTGTGTACATCACAGATGAAGGGGATGATGTCTCTGGGGACCTTTCTTCCCTGAAGGACCAGCAGGAGTCCACGCAGAATCCAGAGGGAGCCCAGGAGATTGTAGAGGTTGTGGAGCAAGTAGCAGAAACAGGAGGAGGTCCAGAAACAGGAGGAGGTCCAGAAACAGGAGGAGGTCCAGAAACAGGAGGAGGTCCAGAAACAGAAGGAGGTCCAGAAACAGGAGGAGCTCCAGAAACTTCACCAGTGGCTGAGAATGGGGAAGCAGCTGAGCTCACTGTCAAAGACCAATTAACACCTGAAGACAGAGGAGACATAAAAGGCAATACAGAACCAAGCAGCCGGCCAGATGAAGAGACAGAAGTTGAAGGCCGCGatgaaaaacaggaagaaccaGACAGCCCACAGCCACCCACAGCTCTGGACTCTGGTGCCGTTTCTTTGGTGCCCATCTATCCCGAAGCGTCTCCCTCTGCTCTCATTTCAGAAATGGAGGCTGAGGCCAAAGCTGAAGCACCAGCAGTGCCCGAGGTGGCAGAAGAAGCAGTAAAAGTGGAAGAACCTGCCTGTAATCTCGGCCAGTTCCAGGAGGTGCTTCTGACTGATTCCCAGGACAACCAGAACACAGAGGCAGAGCCTGGAGAGCAGGAGGCCCTTCTGCAGAAAATCCCATCCCCAGACCTGAACGTAGAACTTGCAGGACCAAACAGCCTTCCCTATTCAGAGACACTGAGCCCAAGCAAATCTAGCCAGGGAGAGAAATCTGAGACGCCCAAACAACAAACCTGCCAGTGCTGCTCTGTCATGTAA
- the palm3 gene encoding paralemmin-3 isoform X4 → MEGNPLSPLSPNTQNTFSSLWGTQEQDMEKHADRLQSEDQQVTAQKDHKMEALKEAETKAENIYNFSENGDSTALRYKPAGDEVKVNQNTPQGETAVILTNGGGSSEDISSHAVSGHSETSTIEPAGTTKDASNAELELEMSTTATPLSQVPNADMNEEEGEEDGTLVMRAECVYITDEGDDVSGDLSSLKDQQESTQNPEGAQEIVEVVEQVAETGGGPETGGGPETGGGPETGGGPETEGGPETGGAPETSPVAENGEAAELTVKDQLTPEDRGDIKGNTEPSSRPDEETEVEGRDEKQEEPDSPQPPTALDSGAVSLVPIYPEASPSALISEMEAEAKAEAPAVPEVAEEAVKVEEPACNLGQFQEVLLTDSQDNQNTEAEPGEQEALLQKIPSPDLNVELAGPNSLPYSETLSPSKSSQGEKSETPKQQTCQCCSVM, encoded by the exons ATGGAAGGAAATCCTTTGTCTCCCTTGTCACCAAACACCCAGAACACCTTTTCCTCTCTGTGGGGAACACAGGAGCAGGATATGGAAAAGCATGCTGACAG GTTGCAGTCGGAGGATCAGCAGGTGACTGCACAGAAAGATCACAAAATG GAGGCATTAAAAGAGGCAGAAACTAAAGCAG AAAACATCTACAATTTTTCAGAGAATGGAGATTCTACAGCATTAAGATACA aacCAGCTGGTGATGAAGTCAAAGTAAACCAAAATACACCACAGGGTGAAACCGCAGTCATTTTGACCAATGGTGGGGGCAGCAGCGAAGACATCAGTTCTCATGCCGTCTCAGGGCATAGTGAGACGAGCACAATAGAACCAGCCGGAACCACCAAGGATGCCAGTAATGCTGAGTTGGAGTTAGAGATGAGCACAACTGCCACTCCTCTCAGTCAGGTTCCAAATGCTGACATGAAtgaggaggagggagaagaaGACGGGACTCTGGTGATGAGAGCAGAGTGTGTGTACATCACAGATGAAGGGGATGATGTCTCTGGGGACCTTTCTTCCCTGAAGGACCAGCAGGAGTCCACGCAGAATCCAGAGGGAGCCCAGGAGATTGTAGAGGTTGTGGAGCAAGTAGCAGAAACAGGAGGAGGTCCAGAAACAGGAGGAGGTCCAGAAACAGGAGGAGGTCCAGAAACAGGAGGAGGTCCAGAAACAGAAGGAGGTCCAGAAACAGGAGGAGCTCCAGAAACTTCACCAGTGGCTGAGAATGGGGAAGCAGCTGAGCTCACTGTCAAAGACCAATTAACACCTGAAGACAGAGGAGACATAAAAGGCAATACAGAACCAAGCAGCCGGCCAGATGAAGAGACAGAAGTTGAAGGCCGCGatgaaaaacaggaagaaccaGACAGCCCACAGCCACCCACAGCTCTGGACTCTGGTGCCGTTTCTTTGGTGCCCATCTATCCCGAAGCGTCTCCCTCTGCTCTCATTTCAGAAATGGAGGCTGAGGCCAAAGCTGAAGCACCAGCAGTGCCCGAGGTGGCAGAAGAAGCAGTAAAAGTGGAAGAACCTGCCTGTAATCTCGGCCAGTTCCAGGAGGTGCTTCTGACTGATTCCCAGGACAACCAGAACACAGAGGCAGAGCCTGGAGAGCAGGAGGCCCTTCTGCAGAAAATCCCATCCCCAGACCTGAACGTAGAACTTGCAGGACCAAACAGCCTTCCCTATTCAGAGACACTGAGCCCAAGCAAATCTAGCCAGGGAGAGAAATCTGAGACGCCCAAACAACAAACCTGCCAGTGCTGCTCTGTCATGTAA